A region from the Hippopotamus amphibius kiboko isolate mHipAmp2 chromosome 15, mHipAmp2.hap2, whole genome shotgun sequence genome encodes:
- the LOC130836301 gene encoding olfactory receptor 7A17-like: MESGNKTQISKFLLLGLSEEPEVQPLVFGLFLSMYLITVFGNLLIILAISSDSQLHTPMYFFLSNLSFVDICFTSTTIPKMLWNIQTQSEVITYAGCITQIYFYILFATLDDILLSVMAYDRFVAICHPLHYTVIMNPRLCGLLVLMSWIVNAMYSLLHTLMVLRLSFCPDLEIPHFFCELYQLVQLASSDTFLNSMMMYLAALLMAGGPFAGILYSYSKIVSCICRISSIQGKYKAFSTCASHLCVVSLFYCTVLGVYFTSAVTHSSHSSAIASVMYTMVTPMLNPFIYSLRNKDIKRALRKFFWMAATRNQLSWD, from the coding sequence ATGGAATCAGGGAATAAGacacaaatttcaaaatttcttcttctgggactttcAGAGGAACCAGAAGTGCAGCCCTTGGTATTTGggcttttcctctccatgtacctgatcactgtgtttggaaacctgctcatcatcctggccatCAGTTCAGACTCCCaactccacacacccatgtactttttTCTCTCAAACTTGTCttttgtagacatctgtttcacctccaccaccatcccaaagatgctgtggaACATTCAGACCCAGAGTGAAGTCATAACTTATGCAGGCTGCATCACCCAGATCTATTTTTACATACTCTTTGCAACATTAGATGACATTCTCCTGAgcgtgatggcctatgaccggtttGTAGCCATCTGTcaccccctgcactacacagTCATCATGAATCCCCGGCTCTGTGGACTGCTGGTGCTGATGTCCTGGATAGTGAATGCCATGTATTCCTTGTTACACACTTTAATGGTGTTGAGATTGTCCTTCTGTCCAGATTTGGAAAttccccactttttctgtgaactgtaTCAATTGGTACAACTTGCTAGTTCTGACACCTTTCTTAATAGCATGATGATGTATCTCGCAGCTTTACTGATGGCTGGTGGTCCTTTTGCTGGCATCCTTTACTCTTACTCTAAAATAGTTTCCTGCATATGCAGAATCTCATCAATTCAGGGGAAGTATAAAGCTTTTTCTACCTGTGCATCACATCTCTGTgttgtctccttattttattgtacagtCTTAGGAGTGTACTTTACATCTGCTGTTACccacagctcacactcaagtGCAATAGCCTCGGTGATGTACACTatggtcacacccatgctgaaccccttcatctacagtctgaggaataaagacataaagaGGGCTCTAAGAAAATTCTTTTGGATGGCAGCTACAAGAAACCAGTTGTCCTGGGACTGA